Proteins encoded in a region of the Zea mays cultivar B73 chromosome 4, Zm-B73-REFERENCE-NAM-5.0, whole genome shotgun sequence genome:
- the LOC100216728 gene encoding uncharacterized LOC100216728: MAHQDAGVGGKDHRELQAQHTTDTEELLAAHRELWSHALGYVKSMALKCALDLGIPDTIQRYGGGATVGELAAASNLPASSLPFLRRLMRTLTAMRIFAVHRDDDPSDDPADDAAAVVSYQLTATSRLLVNGGSYFSIRPNISALVHQGAVSPMFSMSEWMKQHHHHAPDMTLHEMVHGEPCGSLSEPTPRSEPGSTTPWTPMPASSCTSCSASALPSSTASLRSSTSAAAMAQPRLPSPGPSHTSSVPSWTSLTLSLRLPRALDCASSPAICSTTSHRLTVFCSSGFCMIGMMRSALR; encoded by the exons ATGGCGCACCAGGATGCCGGTGTCGGCGGCAAAGATCACCGCGAGCTGCAGGCGCAGCACACCACCGACACCGAGGAGCTGCTGGCAGCCCACCGCGAGCTTTGGAGCCATGCCCTGGGCTACGTCAAGTCCATGGCGCTCAAATGCGCATTGGACCTTGGCATCCCCGATACCATCCAACGCTACGGCGGAGGCGCCACCGTAGGCGAACTCGCCGCCGCCAGCAACCTCCCCGCATCCAGCCTCCCCTTCCTGCGTCGACTCATGCGGACGCTGACAGCCATGCGCATCTTCGCGGTCCACCGTGATGACGATCCCAGCGACGACCCTGCTGATGATGCAGCCGCCGTTGTCTCGTACCAGCTCACGGCGACCTCCCGCCTGCTCGTCAACGGTGGCTCCTATTTCAGCATACGCCCAAACATTTCCGCCCTTGTCCATCAGGGTGCCGTCTCCCCCATGTTCAGCATGAGCGAGTGGATGAAGCAGCACCACCACCACGCGCCCGACATGACTCTCCACGAGATGGTGCACGGCGAACCGTGTGGGAGTCTTTCCGAGCCAACCCCGCGATCAGAGCCTGGTTCTACGACGCCATGGACGCCGATGCCCGCCTCGTCATGCACGTCGTGCTCAGCGAGTGCCCTGCCGTCTTCCACGGCCTCGCTTCGCTCGTCGACGTCGGCGGCGGCCATGGCACAGCCGCGGCTGCCATCGCCAGGGCCTTCCCACACATCAAGTGTACCGTCATGGACCTCCCTCACGTTGTCGCTGAGGCTCCCGCGGGCACTGGACTGTGCTTCCTCGCCGGCGATATGTTCGACCACATCCCACCGGCTGACGGTATTCTGCTCAAG TGGATTCTGCATGATTGGGATGATGCGAAGTGCATTAAGATAA